The genomic stretch GACCAGCAGCGCCCCGGTCGTCACCAGCGTCAGGCGGCTGTACACCATCAGGCGGTTGCGCCGTGGACTGGCCAGGTGCGTCAGGACGTTCAGCTGCACCAGGAAACCCAGGCCGCCCAGCACGATCAGCAGCGCGATCACCCCGCTGACCAGCGGGTCCTGCGCGTACGGGAGCATGCCGCCGGGCACCACCACGAAGCCCGCGTTGTTGTAGGCGCTGACCGCGTGGAACACCGACTGGTACAGGCCCTCGCCCAGCCCGAACTGCGGCACGAACCGTAGCGACAGCAGCAGCGTCCCCACGCCCTGCGCCGCCACGGTATACAGAACGATGATCCGCAGCAGCCCCAGCACGCCGCCCACGTTTAGGGCGTTCACCTGCTGCGCCAGCTGCTGCCGCTCGCTGAAGTTCACGCGCCGCCCGGTCAGCAGCGCGAACAGCGTCCCGAACGTGATGATCCCCAGCCCCCCCACCTGCGCCAGCAGCAGGATCGTCACCTGCCCCAGCCGCGTGAACGTCTCGCCGGTGTCGGCCACGACCAGCCCCGTGATGCAGATCGCGCTGGTCGCCGTGAAGATCAGGTCCACCGCGTTCAGGTCCGCGCCGGGCCGCGTCATGCCCGGCAGGTGCAGCGCCGCCGCGCCCAGCGCGATACCCAGCAGGTACACCAGCGCGATCAGCTGCGGGGGGTTCAGGCGTCTGCGCCGCCGCCGGCTCATCCGATCAGGATGTCCTTGTCCGCCGGGTAGCGGATCAGCGCGCGGCTGTCCGGGCGGTTGAACGCCACCGCGAACGTCAGCGGCCCGATGCGGCCCAGGAACATCAGCGCGATCAGCACGACGTGCTGTTCCGGGTTTAGCAGCGGCGTGGTGTTCATGCTCAGGCCCACCGTGCCGAACGCGCTGACCGCCTCGAAGAACAGGTTCACGAACAGCACGTCCGCGCGGGTGTTGAACACCAGCAGCAGCAGGAACATCCCGTTCACCAGCCCGATGCTCAGCA from Deinococcus soli (ex Cha et al. 2016) encodes the following:
- a CDS encoding TrkH family potassium uptake protein yields the protein MSRRRRRRLNPPQLIALVYLLGIALGAAALHLPGMTRPGADLNAVDLIFTATSAICITGLVVADTGETFTRLGQVTILLLAQVGGLGIITFGTLFALLTGRRVNFSERQQLAQQVNALNVGGVLGLLRIIVLYTVAAQGVGTLLLSLRFVPQFGLGEGLYQSVFHAVSAYNNAGFVVVPGGMLPYAQDPLVSGVIALLIVLGGLGFLVQLNVLTHLASPRRNRLMVYSRLTLVTTGALLVLGTAVLLALEWTGALKGLGTGGKLLTAFFQSVTPRSGGFATVDMTALAPGSVFVMIALMFIGANSGSTGGGIKTSTFAILLVSAWNLIRGRTELIAFGRQIVPENVVRAGTITTIYTLLVFTGFFLMLVTNPTLGFTPLLFETVSAAATVGLSLDVTHRLNDAGLTVLCALMYLGRIGPVTFALALNLRETSRGVIKYPPERDILVG